The Alosa sapidissima isolate fAloSap1 chromosome 5, fAloSap1.pri, whole genome shotgun sequence genome has a window encoding:
- the LOC121709891 gene encoding uncharacterized protein LOC121709891 isoform X2, producing the protein MKLCELFSCCLLVQKKKHRNERVDTSNKKKRKEAKHLKKEMADRRRKEALEMDISKVQSVETVVVSLDEVKGGPAERLEGENAVIAIHHAEMANARPVSRPRAEKENISEPNQETSKEDCILIESSVDHGTPQLDEGGGRSPSPLHVDGDGHREFSKEDCNPKKSSVDYGTPQLDEGDGKNPTPLHGGGDGARPVPRLKLDWHKYQLTVGKPTAQAGTWRTADTPEEKDVMEEDRVKILHGFFERRGITTQNTTTQTTLTTEEEKPTPQSAVWHTKIPEERDEEKRKILHGFVKRRGLTACRPRREFHTQLNR; encoded by the exons ATGAAGCTCTGCGAACTTTTCAGCTGCTGTCTACTGGTCCAAAAGAAGAAGCACAGGAATGAGAGGGTTGACACCAGCaacaagaagaaaagaaaggaggcTAAGCACCTCAAGAAGGAGATGGCAgacaggaggagaaaggaggccCTTGAGATGGACATCTCCAAGGTGCAGAGTGTGGAGACTGTAGTAGTGTCTCTGGATGAGGTGAAGGGTGGGCCTGCAGAGAGACTTGAAGGTGAAAATGCAGTGATCGCTATCCACCATGCTGAGATGGCTAATGCTAGGCCTGTGTCTCGCCCAAGAGCTGAGAAAGAGAACATCAGTGAGCCTAATCAAGAGACCAGCAAAGAGGACTGCA TCCTGATTGAATCATCTGTTGACCACGGGACACCTCAGCTGGACGAGGGGGGCGGTAGGAGTCCATCTCCGCTGCATGTTGATGGAGATGGTCATCGAGAGTTCAGCAAAGAGGACTGCA ACCCAAAAAAGTCATCTGTTGACTACGGGACACCTCAGCTGGACGAGGGGGATGGTAAGAACCCAACCCCACTGCATGGTGGTGGAGACGGAGCGAGACCTGTGCCTCGTCTGAAACTGGACTGGCACAAATACCAGCTTACAGTCGGGAAGCCCACAGCACAGGCTGGTACATGGCGCACCGCTGACACCCCTGAGGAGAAAGACGTGATGGAGGAAGACAGGGTGAAAATCCTGCATGGATTTTTTGAGAGGAGGGGCATTACTACCCAGAATACAACCACACAGACCACATTGACCACTGAGGAAGAGAAGCCCACACCACAGTCTGCTGTGTGGCACACTAAAATCCCTGAAGAGAGAGacgaagagaagaggaaaattCTGCACGGATTTGTAAAGAGAAGGGGCCTTACTGCATGTAGGCCAAGGAGGGAATTccatacacaattaaatagatag
- the auts2a gene encoding autism susceptibility gene 2 protein homolog isoform X2 has protein sequence MSFKPLSLCLSVSLCLCPGPDFGVDPLPTNASQELRGLGVPKVSGLERSQEKSQDSGREQPPPPPTPAPVPAANGTPKPFKPPASAPAPAPSHPHSHPHPHPFQPPLVPVRPLGQPASTPATPCSAAAPAQIQHLQPQYHHLHHNHNHHHHHLLQQQQQQAAARPSLPRRPPPPPAPSPPATLPLAQGPEPPQAAPPRPPQLPELPPAHPAHAHPRPPPTPGPQSHPPSPALPGHQRPPSRCQPRALPSYGSSLSLNGLSSRSSTPGSKSQSGPPPPPPAPAAPPAPHLPPSHPSAPAGAGSSFPLPLPPANPAAAAHAFPAPHPHHPSMFAPPAALPPPPPLTSNTLPVPGHPAAASAYSEQDLLRQELNTRFLASQSADRGASLGPPPYLRTEFHQHQHQHQHQHQHTHQHTHQHTFTPFPHPAIMPTPAPPMVRTPARNFDKYPTKVDPFYRHSLFHSYPPTVSGIPPVIPPTGPFGSLQGAFQPKTSSPLDVGARPGALPHTLLQKDPRLTDPFRPILRKPGKWCAMHVHIAWQIYHHQQKVKQQMQVDPHKLDFGFKPEFLSRPPGPSLFGAIHHPHDLARPATLFSAAGATHPSATPFGHPPHHPGNFLTPAPHLESFSRPPAFGGLGALSTAAFGGLGNPALTPNSMFGHKEAPNGQQPFGGSHEPWNRLHRTPPSFPTPPPWVKPAESERSASASSHERDRERDRERDRESDKRDSSASKEDKDRDSVEKRHSSHPSPIPVNPLSLLGHNRPPEPTRNHLPPSEPRDKDKDKPKEREREREREREREREHADSWKDNGMDEHKLKENHHHHHHHGSNDKDTPVIHDGRMSEEKPVNRVTTSPYMRPGIGGGGGGVVAGGLERVNGGLTREALDKKAEVLYGEAAKKSHEVKVKEERKEEVDGPAERPSSHPHPHPHPLPPHSQAQTQPPSGAPGVPSLHPASSMPMPMGMASVHPMNAISGLDRTRMVGPFMGISPIPGAERFPYPAFHWDPMRDPYRGLDIHRRDPLARDLLLRNEALHRFAGPRLYEAERSYRDREPHDFNRETHAAAVAAAALEHRRDHDRQMDERERLHALREDYEHAAAVAAATAARLHPPPVHHLDSHPHLAHHGLIGPGLPTMHYPRLSPAAAAAAAAAAAAAAHQNGLLNKNPPTASLSAPPPLIPSLGARPGSPRRTTPLGTDLRDRPPSHTHKDIEAR, from the exons ATGAGTtttaaacctctctctctctgtctctctgtctctctctgtctctgtccaggTCCAGATTTTGGTGTTGACCCGCTCCCCACCAATGCCAGCCAGGAGCTGCGAGGCCTGGGCGTGCCCAAAGTGTCAGGCCTAGAGCGCAGCCAGGAGAAGAGCCAGGACAGCGGCCGCGAGCAGCCCCCGCCGCCCCCCACGCCCGCCCCTGTGCCCGCCGCCAACGGCACCCCCAAGCCGTTCAAGCCGCCCGCGTCGGCGCCCGCACCCGCACCCTCTCACCCCCACTCGCACCCTCACCCGCACCCCTTCCAGCCTCCTCTGGTGCCCGTGCGGCCCCTGGGGCAGCCCGCTTCGACGCCGGCCACCCCTTGCTCGGCTGCCGCCCCTGCCCAGATCCAGCATCTGCAGCCCCAAtatcaccacctccaccacaaccacaaccaccaccaccaccacctcctccagcagcagcagcagcaggcagcGGCCCGTCCGTCGTTGCCCCGgagacccccaccccctccggCGCCCTCCCCGCCCGCCACCCTGCCGCTCGCCCAGGGTCCCGAGCCGCCCCAGGCAGCGCCACCGCGGCCACCCCAGCTCCCCGAGCTCCCGCCAGCGCACCCCGCGCACGCCCATCCACGCCCACCGCCCACGCCAGGCCCCCAGAGCCACCCGCCCTCGCCGGCTCTGCCCGGCCACCAGAGACCACCCTCGCGCTGCCAACCGCGGGCACTGCCCTCCTACGGCAGCAGCCTGAGTCTCAACGGCCTGag CAGTCGTAGCAGTACTCCGGGGTCCAAGTCCCAGAGCgggccgcctcctcctcctccggccCCTGCAGCGCCCCCTGCCCCTCACCTGCCCCCCTCGCACCCGTCGGCCCCCGCTGGCGCCGGCTCGTCCTTCCCGCTGCCCCTGCCCCCGGCCAACCCCGCCGCCGCGGCCCACGCCTTCCCCGCGCCCCACCCTCATCACCCCAGCATGTTCGCGCCCCCCGCCGCCCTGCCCCCACCTCCTCCGCTGACCTCCAACACCCTGCCCGTGCCCGGACACCCCGCGGCCGCCAGCGCCTACTCAG AGCAAGACCTGCTGAGACAGGAGCTGAACACTCGCTTCCTGGCCTCGCAGAGTGCCGACCGCGGCGCCTCCCTGGGCCCGCCGCCGTACCTGCGCACCGAGTTCCACCAGCaccaacaccagcaccagcaccagcaccagcacacgcaccaacacacacaccagcacaccttCACGCCGTTCCCCCACCCGGCCATCATGCCCACGCCTGCACCGCCCATGGTGCGTACCCCAGCCAGAAAT TTTGACAAATACCCGACTAAAGTCGACCCCTTCTACCGGCACAGC CTGTTCCACTCCTACCCTCCCACCGTCTCTGGCATTCCCCCGGTCATCCCCCCCACCGGGCCCTTTGGATCTCTCCAGGGGGCCTTCCAGCCCaag ACGTCCAGTCCCCTCGACGTGGGAGCCAGGCCCGGGGCCCTGCCCCACACACTCCTCCAGAAGGATCCTCgg TTGACGGATCCGTTCAGGCCCATTCTCAGG AAACCAGGGAAATGGTGTGCCATGCACGTCCACATCGCCTGGCAGATCTACCACCACCAACAGAAGGTCAAG CAGCAGATGCAGGTCGATCCGCACAAGCTGGACTTTGGGTTCAAGCCGGAGTTCCTGAGTCGCCCCCCGGGCCCCAGCCTCTTTGGCGCGATCCATCACCCCCATGACTTGGCACGTCCCGCAACACTCTTTTCAGCAGCAG gtGCTACACACCCCTCGGCCACACCCTTCGGGCACCCACCTCATCACCCTGGCAACTTCCTCACGCCGGCACCCCACCTAG AGTCGTTCAGTCGGCCGCCTGCGTTCGGAGGTCTTGGGGCTCTAAGCACAGCTGCCTTTGGGGGTCTGGGTAACCCTGCGCTCA CGCCTAACTCCATGTTCGGCCACAAGGAGGCGCCCAACGGCCAGCAGCCCTTCGGCGGCAGCCACGAGCCCTGGAACCGCCTCCACCGCACGCCCCCCTCCTTCCCCACGCCCCCGCCATGGGTCAAGCCCGCCGAGTCGGAGCGCAGCGCCTCGGCCAGCTCACACGAGCGCGACCGAGAGAGGGACCGTGAGCGGGACCGGGAGTCGGACAAACGCGACTCGTCTGCTAGCAAAGAAGATAAGGACAG GGACAGCGTGGAGAAGCGGCACTCGAGCCACCCCTCACCCATCCCCGTTAACCCCCTCAGCCTGCTCGGACACAACCGGCCGCCGGAGCCCACCCGGAACCACCTGCCGCCCTCCGAGCCCCGCGACAAGGACAAGGACAAGCCCAAAGagcgcgagagggagagagagcgggagagagagagggagcgcgaGCACGCAGACTCCTGGAAGGACAACGGCATGGATGAGCACAAGCTCAAGgagaaccaccaccaccatcaccaccacggCAGCAACGACAAGGACACGCCGGTCATCCACGACGGCCGGATGTCCGAGGAGAAGCCGGTCAACCGGGTGACCACGTCACCCTACATGCGTCCCGGTATcggaggaggcggcggcggcGTAGTGGCTGGCGGCCTGGAGCGGGTCAACGGCGGGCTGACCCGCGAGGCGCTGGACAAGAAGGCCGAGGTGCTGTACGGCGAGGCGGCCAAGAAGAGCCACGAGGTCAAGGTGAAAGAGGAGCGCAAGGAGGAGGTGGACGGACCCGCCGAGAGGCCCTCCTCGCACccgcacccacacccacacccactgccgccgcactCGCAGGCCCAGACGCAGCCACCGTCAGGGGCGCCCGGGGTGCCCTCGCTGCACCCTGCCTCCTCCATGCCCATGCCCATGGGCATGGCCAGCGTCCACCCCATGAACGCCATCAGCGGCCTGGACAGGACTCGCATGGTGGGGCCCTTCATGGGCATCAGCCCCATCCCGGGGGCCGAGCGCTTCCCCTACCCGGCCTTCCACTGGGACCCCATGCGGGACCCCTACCGGGGGCTGGACATCCACCGCAGGGACCCTCTGGCACGGGACCTGCTGCTGCGGAACGAGGCGCTGCACCGGTTCGCGGGGCCGCGGCTGTACGAGGCCGAGCGCTCGTACCGGGACCGCGAGCCGCACGACTTCAACCGGGAGACGCACGCGGCGGCGGTGGCCGCGGCGGCGTTGGAGCACCGGCGAGACCACGACCGGCAGATGGACGAACGCGAGCGCCTGCACGCGCTCCGCGAGGACTACGAGCACGCGGCCGCCGTGGCGGCGGCCACCGCCGCTCGCCTCCACCCGCCGCCCGTCCACCACCTGGACTCGCACCCGCACCTGGCCCACCACGGCCTCATCGGCCCCGGCCTGCCCACCATGCACTACCCGCGCCTCAGTCCGGCCGCCGCggcggcagcggcagcagcggcggcggcggctgCCCATCAGAACGGACTCCTCAACAAGAACCCCCCCACGGCCTCTCTGAGCGCCCCGCCGCCCCTCATCCCCTCGCTGGGCGCCCGGCCCGGCTCTCCCCGACGGACTACCCCCCTGGGCACTGACCTCAGAGACAGaccgccctcacacacacacaaggacatcgAGGCGCGATGA
- the LOC121709891 gene encoding uncharacterized protein LOC121709891 isoform X1 yields the protein MKLCELFSCCLLVQKKKHRNERVDTSNKKKRKEAKHLKKEMADRRRKEALEMDISKVQSVETVVVSLDEVKGGPAERLEGENAVIAIHHAEMANARPVSRPRAEKENISEPNQETSKEDCTLNESSVDQGTPQLGKGAGSSPSPLHVDGDGHREFSKEDCILIESSVDHGTPQLDEGGGRSPSPLHVDGDGHREFSKEDCNPKKSSVDYGTPQLDEGDGKNPTPLHGGGDGARPVPRLKLDWHKYQLTVGKPTAQAGTWRTADTPEEKDVMEEDRVKILHGFFERRGITTQNTTTQTTLTTEEEKPTPQSAVWHTKIPEERDEEKRKILHGFVKRRGLTACRPRREFHTQLNR from the exons ATGAAGCTCTGCGAACTTTTCAGCTGCTGTCTACTGGTCCAAAAGAAGAAGCACAGGAATGAGAGGGTTGACACCAGCaacaagaagaaaagaaaggaggcTAAGCACCTCAAGAAGGAGATGGCAgacaggaggagaaaggaggccCTTGAGATGGACATCTCCAAGGTGCAGAGTGTGGAGACTGTAGTAGTGTCTCTGGATGAGGTGAAGGGTGGGCCTGCAGAGAGACTTGAAGGTGAAAATGCAGTGATCGCTATCCACCATGCTGAGATGGCTAATGCTAGGCCTGTGTCTCGCCCAAGAGCTGAGAAAGAGAACATCAGTGAGCCTAATCAAGAGACCAGCAAAGAGGACTGCA CCCTGAACGAGTCATCTGTTGACCAAGGGACACCTCAGCTGGGTAAGGGGGCCGGTAGTAGCCCATCTCCGCTGCATGTTGATGGAGATGGTCATCGAGAGTTCAGCAAAGAGGACTGCA TCCTGATTGAATCATCTGTTGACCACGGGACACCTCAGCTGGACGAGGGGGGCGGTAGGAGTCCATCTCCGCTGCATGTTGATGGAGATGGTCATCGAGAGTTCAGCAAAGAGGACTGCA ACCCAAAAAAGTCATCTGTTGACTACGGGACACCTCAGCTGGACGAGGGGGATGGTAAGAACCCAACCCCACTGCATGGTGGTGGAGACGGAGCGAGACCTGTGCCTCGTCTGAAACTGGACTGGCACAAATACCAGCTTACAGTCGGGAAGCCCACAGCACAGGCTGGTACATGGCGCACCGCTGACACCCCTGAGGAGAAAGACGTGATGGAGGAAGACAGGGTGAAAATCCTGCATGGATTTTTTGAGAGGAGGGGCATTACTACCCAGAATACAACCACACAGACCACATTGACCACTGAGGAAGAGAAGCCCACACCACAGTCTGCTGTGTGGCACACTAAAATCCCTGAAGAGAGAGacgaagagaagaggaaaattCTGCACGGATTTGTAAAGAGAAGGGGCCTTACTGCATGTAGGCCAAGGAGGGAATTccatacacaattaaatagatag
- the auts2a gene encoding autism susceptibility gene 2 protein homolog isoform X1: protein MSFKPLSLCLSVSLCLCPGPDFGVDPLPTNASQELRGLGVPKVSGLERSQEKSQDSGREQPPPPPTPAPVPAANGTPKPFKPPASAPAPAPSHPHSHPHPHPFQPPLVPVRPLGQPASTPATPCSAAAPAQIQHLQPQYHHLHHNHNHHHHHLLQQQQQQAAARPSLPRRPPPPPAPSPPATLPLAQGPEPPQAAPPRPPQLPELPPAHPAHAHPRPPPTPGPQSHPPSPALPGHQRPPSRCQPRALPSYGSSLSLNGLSSSRSSTPGSKSQSGPPPPPPAPAAPPAPHLPPSHPSAPAGAGSSFPLPLPPANPAAAAHAFPAPHPHHPSMFAPPAALPPPPPLTSNTLPVPGHPAAASAYSEQDLLRQELNTRFLASQSADRGASLGPPPYLRTEFHQHQHQHQHQHQHTHQHTHQHTFTPFPHPAIMPTPAPPMVRTPARNFDKYPTKVDPFYRHSLFHSYPPTVSGIPPVIPPTGPFGSLQGAFQPKTSSPLDVGARPGALPHTLLQKDPRLTDPFRPILRKPGKWCAMHVHIAWQIYHHQQKVKQQMQVDPHKLDFGFKPEFLSRPPGPSLFGAIHHPHDLARPATLFSAAGATHPSATPFGHPPHHPGNFLTPAPHLGTPQSFSRPPAFGGLGALSTAAFGGLGNPALTPNSMFGHKEAPNGQQPFGGSHEPWNRLHRTPPSFPTPPPWVKPAESERSASASSHERDRERDRERDRESDKRDSSASKEDKDRDSVEKRHSSHPSPIPVNPLSLLGHNRPPEPTRNHLPPSEPRDKDKDKPKEREREREREREREREHADSWKDNGMDEHKLKENHHHHHHHGSNDKDTPVIHDGRMSEEKPVNRVTTSPYMRPGIGGGGGGVVAGGLERVNGGLTREALDKKAEVLYGEAAKKSHEVKVKEERKEEVDGPAERPSSHPHPHPHPLPPHSQAQTQPPSGAPGVPSLHPASSMPMPMGMASVHPMNAISGLDRTRMVGPFMGISPIPGAERFPYPAFHWDPMRDPYRGLDIHRRDPLARDLLLRNEALHRFAGPRLYEAERSYRDREPHDFNRETHAAAVAAAALEHRRDHDRQMDERERLHALREDYEHAAAVAAATAARLHPPPVHHLDSHPHLAHHGLIGPGLPTMHYPRLSPAAAAAAAAAAAAAAHQNGLLNKNPPTASLSAPPPLIPSLGARPGSPRRTTPLGTDLRDRPPSHTHKDIEAR, encoded by the exons ATGAGTtttaaacctctctctctctgtctctctgtctctctctgtctctgtccaggTCCAGATTTTGGTGTTGACCCGCTCCCCACCAATGCCAGCCAGGAGCTGCGAGGCCTGGGCGTGCCCAAAGTGTCAGGCCTAGAGCGCAGCCAGGAGAAGAGCCAGGACAGCGGCCGCGAGCAGCCCCCGCCGCCCCCCACGCCCGCCCCTGTGCCCGCCGCCAACGGCACCCCCAAGCCGTTCAAGCCGCCCGCGTCGGCGCCCGCACCCGCACCCTCTCACCCCCACTCGCACCCTCACCCGCACCCCTTCCAGCCTCCTCTGGTGCCCGTGCGGCCCCTGGGGCAGCCCGCTTCGACGCCGGCCACCCCTTGCTCGGCTGCCGCCCCTGCCCAGATCCAGCATCTGCAGCCCCAAtatcaccacctccaccacaaccacaaccaccaccaccaccacctcctccagcagcagcagcagcaggcagcGGCCCGTCCGTCGTTGCCCCGgagacccccaccccctccggCGCCCTCCCCGCCCGCCACCCTGCCGCTCGCCCAGGGTCCCGAGCCGCCCCAGGCAGCGCCACCGCGGCCACCCCAGCTCCCCGAGCTCCCGCCAGCGCACCCCGCGCACGCCCATCCACGCCCACCGCCCACGCCAGGCCCCCAGAGCCACCCGCCCTCGCCGGCTCTGCCCGGCCACCAGAGACCACCCTCGCGCTGCCAACCGCGGGCACTGCCCTCCTACGGCAGCAGCCTGAGTCTCAACGGCCTGag CAGCAGTCGTAGCAGTACTCCGGGGTCCAAGTCCCAGAGCgggccgcctcctcctcctccggccCCTGCAGCGCCCCCTGCCCCTCACCTGCCCCCCTCGCACCCGTCGGCCCCCGCTGGCGCCGGCTCGTCCTTCCCGCTGCCCCTGCCCCCGGCCAACCCCGCCGCCGCGGCCCACGCCTTCCCCGCGCCCCACCCTCATCACCCCAGCATGTTCGCGCCCCCCGCCGCCCTGCCCCCACCTCCTCCGCTGACCTCCAACACCCTGCCCGTGCCCGGACACCCCGCGGCCGCCAGCGCCTACTCAG AGCAAGACCTGCTGAGACAGGAGCTGAACACTCGCTTCCTGGCCTCGCAGAGTGCCGACCGCGGCGCCTCCCTGGGCCCGCCGCCGTACCTGCGCACCGAGTTCCACCAGCaccaacaccagcaccagcaccagcaccagcacacgcaccaacacacacaccagcacaccttCACGCCGTTCCCCCACCCGGCCATCATGCCCACGCCTGCACCGCCCATGGTGCGTACCCCAGCCAGAAAT TTTGACAAATACCCGACTAAAGTCGACCCCTTCTACCGGCACAGC CTGTTCCACTCCTACCCTCCCACCGTCTCTGGCATTCCCCCGGTCATCCCCCCCACCGGGCCCTTTGGATCTCTCCAGGGGGCCTTCCAGCCCaag ACGTCCAGTCCCCTCGACGTGGGAGCCAGGCCCGGGGCCCTGCCCCACACACTCCTCCAGAAGGATCCTCgg TTGACGGATCCGTTCAGGCCCATTCTCAGG AAACCAGGGAAATGGTGTGCCATGCACGTCCACATCGCCTGGCAGATCTACCACCACCAACAGAAGGTCAAG CAGCAGATGCAGGTCGATCCGCACAAGCTGGACTTTGGGTTCAAGCCGGAGTTCCTGAGTCGCCCCCCGGGCCCCAGCCTCTTTGGCGCGATCCATCACCCCCATGACTTGGCACGTCCCGCAACACTCTTTTCAGCAGCAG gtGCTACACACCCCTCGGCCACACCCTTCGGGCACCCACCTCATCACCCTGGCAACTTCCTCACGCCGGCACCCCACCTAGGTACGCCGC AGTCGTTCAGTCGGCCGCCTGCGTTCGGAGGTCTTGGGGCTCTAAGCACAGCTGCCTTTGGGGGTCTGGGTAACCCTGCGCTCA CGCCTAACTCCATGTTCGGCCACAAGGAGGCGCCCAACGGCCAGCAGCCCTTCGGCGGCAGCCACGAGCCCTGGAACCGCCTCCACCGCACGCCCCCCTCCTTCCCCACGCCCCCGCCATGGGTCAAGCCCGCCGAGTCGGAGCGCAGCGCCTCGGCCAGCTCACACGAGCGCGACCGAGAGAGGGACCGTGAGCGGGACCGGGAGTCGGACAAACGCGACTCGTCTGCTAGCAAAGAAGATAAGGACAG GGACAGCGTGGAGAAGCGGCACTCGAGCCACCCCTCACCCATCCCCGTTAACCCCCTCAGCCTGCTCGGACACAACCGGCCGCCGGAGCCCACCCGGAACCACCTGCCGCCCTCCGAGCCCCGCGACAAGGACAAGGACAAGCCCAAAGagcgcgagagggagagagagcgggagagagagagggagcgcgaGCACGCAGACTCCTGGAAGGACAACGGCATGGATGAGCACAAGCTCAAGgagaaccaccaccaccatcaccaccacggCAGCAACGACAAGGACACGCCGGTCATCCACGACGGCCGGATGTCCGAGGAGAAGCCGGTCAACCGGGTGACCACGTCACCCTACATGCGTCCCGGTATcggaggaggcggcggcggcGTAGTGGCTGGCGGCCTGGAGCGGGTCAACGGCGGGCTGACCCGCGAGGCGCTGGACAAGAAGGCCGAGGTGCTGTACGGCGAGGCGGCCAAGAAGAGCCACGAGGTCAAGGTGAAAGAGGAGCGCAAGGAGGAGGTGGACGGACCCGCCGAGAGGCCCTCCTCGCACccgcacccacacccacacccactgccgccgcactCGCAGGCCCAGACGCAGCCACCGTCAGGGGCGCCCGGGGTGCCCTCGCTGCACCCTGCCTCCTCCATGCCCATGCCCATGGGCATGGCCAGCGTCCACCCCATGAACGCCATCAGCGGCCTGGACAGGACTCGCATGGTGGGGCCCTTCATGGGCATCAGCCCCATCCCGGGGGCCGAGCGCTTCCCCTACCCGGCCTTCCACTGGGACCCCATGCGGGACCCCTACCGGGGGCTGGACATCCACCGCAGGGACCCTCTGGCACGGGACCTGCTGCTGCGGAACGAGGCGCTGCACCGGTTCGCGGGGCCGCGGCTGTACGAGGCCGAGCGCTCGTACCGGGACCGCGAGCCGCACGACTTCAACCGGGAGACGCACGCGGCGGCGGTGGCCGCGGCGGCGTTGGAGCACCGGCGAGACCACGACCGGCAGATGGACGAACGCGAGCGCCTGCACGCGCTCCGCGAGGACTACGAGCACGCGGCCGCCGTGGCGGCGGCCACCGCCGCTCGCCTCCACCCGCCGCCCGTCCACCACCTGGACTCGCACCCGCACCTGGCCCACCACGGCCTCATCGGCCCCGGCCTGCCCACCATGCACTACCCGCGCCTCAGTCCGGCCGCCGCggcggcagcggcagcagcggcggcggcggctgCCCATCAGAACGGACTCCTCAACAAGAACCCCCCCACGGCCTCTCTGAGCGCCCCGCCGCCCCTCATCCCCTCGCTGGGCGCCCGGCCCGGCTCTCCCCGACGGACTACCCCCCTGGGCACTGACCTCAGAGACAGaccgccctcacacacacacaaggacatcgAGGCGCGATGA
- the LOC121709891 gene encoding uncharacterized protein LOC121709891 isoform X3 — protein MKLCELFSCCLLVQKKKHRNERVDTSNKKKRKEAKHLKKEMADRRRKEALEMDISKVQSVETVVVSLDEVKGGPAERLEALNESSVDQGTPQLGKGAGSSPSPLHVDGDGHREFSKEDCILIESSVDHGTPQLDEGGGRSPSPLHVDGDGHREFSKEDCNPKKSSVDYGTPQLDEGDGKNPTPLHGGGDGARPVPRLKLDWHKYQLTVGKPTAQAGTWRTADTPEEKDVMEEDRVKILHGFFERRGITTQNTTTQTTLTTEEEKPTPQSAVWHTKIPEERDEEKRKILHGFVKRRGLTACRPRREFHTQLNR, from the exons ATGAAGCTCTGCGAACTTTTCAGCTGCTGTCTACTGGTCCAAAAGAAGAAGCACAGGAATGAGAGGGTTGACACCAGCaacaagaagaaaagaaaggaggcTAAGCACCTCAAGAAGGAGATGGCAgacaggaggagaaaggaggccCTTGAGATGGACATCTCCAAGGTGCAGAGTGTGGAGACTGTAGTAGTGTCTCTGGATGAGGTGAAGGGTGGGCCTGCAGAGAGACTTGAAG CCCTGAACGAGTCATCTGTTGACCAAGGGACACCTCAGCTGGGTAAGGGGGCCGGTAGTAGCCCATCTCCGCTGCATGTTGATGGAGATGGTCATCGAGAGTTCAGCAAAGAGGACTGCA TCCTGATTGAATCATCTGTTGACCACGGGACACCTCAGCTGGACGAGGGGGGCGGTAGGAGTCCATCTCCGCTGCATGTTGATGGAGATGGTCATCGAGAGTTCAGCAAAGAGGACTGCA ACCCAAAAAAGTCATCTGTTGACTACGGGACACCTCAGCTGGACGAGGGGGATGGTAAGAACCCAACCCCACTGCATGGTGGTGGAGACGGAGCGAGACCTGTGCCTCGTCTGAAACTGGACTGGCACAAATACCAGCTTACAGTCGGGAAGCCCACAGCACAGGCTGGTACATGGCGCACCGCTGACACCCCTGAGGAGAAAGACGTGATGGAGGAAGACAGGGTGAAAATCCTGCATGGATTTTTTGAGAGGAGGGGCATTACTACCCAGAATACAACCACACAGACCACATTGACCACTGAGGAAGAGAAGCCCACACCACAGTCTGCTGTGTGGCACACTAAAATCCCTGAAGAGAGAGacgaagagaagaggaaaattCTGCACGGATTTGTAAAGAGAAGGGGCCTTACTGCATGTAGGCCAAGGAGGGAATTccatacacaattaaatagatag